One genomic region from Bacteroidales bacterium encodes:
- a CDS encoding ATP-binding protein: MATLKILVVDNEPDIRSRVTRILRNFKVDYPFMDQVYEFEISEAGTGEEAIEQIDRKQPDIMLLENKLPGIKGVMVLEDIRNKKLDISVVMITEYASSELAVKIANDDAVDFIQKPITPQELKSSLKTITKKIYLKRMARKMAPKDKQVRFQFLSVLSHELKAPLNAVEGYLNMVKERQLGTNLNDYNELIDRSLKRLHGMRSLILDLLDLSKIESGVRSQRPKNTDLVEIARNAIDTIMPFAIQKEVTVNLDAPEKLVMMFDANEIEIIFNNLISNAIKYNHQGGTIDITLRSEDHQTMISVKDTGIGISQEDQERLFKDFVRIKTSQTKNITGSGLGLSIVKKVVELNKGHITVESQPGQGSTFSIWLPVPDRKDDKPLSTSASATS; encoded by the coding sequence ATGGCAACATTAAAAATCCTGGTGGTCGACAATGAGCCGGACATCCGTTCGAGGGTGACACGCATCCTGCGCAACTTCAAAGTGGATTATCCTTTTATGGATCAGGTGTACGAATTTGAAATTTCGGAGGCAGGCACAGGCGAGGAAGCCATCGAACAAATCGACCGGAAGCAGCCCGACATTATGCTGCTCGAAAACAAACTTCCGGGCATAAAGGGCGTGATGGTACTCGAAGACATCCGCAACAAAAAATTAGATATTTCTGTGGTGATGATCACTGAATATGCCTCGTCGGAGTTGGCCGTTAAGATTGCCAACGACGATGCTGTCGACTTTATTCAAAAACCAATTACACCACAGGAGCTCAAGTCGTCGCTCAAAACAATTACCAAAAAAATATACCTGAAACGCATGGCGCGCAAGATGGCGCCCAAAGACAAACAGGTACGGTTTCAGTTTCTTTCGGTGCTGTCGCACGAGCTTAAAGCCCCGCTCAATGCCGTGGAAGGCTATCTGAACATGGTAAAAGAACGCCAGCTGGGGACCAATCTTAACGATTACAACGAACTGATAGACCGCTCGCTAAAAAGACTTCATGGAATGCGCAGCCTGATCTTAGATCTGCTGGATCTTTCCAAAATAGAATCGGGTGTGCGAAGCCAACGACCCAAAAATACTGACCTGGTTGAAATTGCCCGCAACGCCATCGATACCATAATGCCTTTCGCCATTCAAAAAGAGGTAACTGTAAACCTGGACGCTCCCGAAAAGCTCGTGATGATGTTTGATGCCAACGAGATAGAAATCATCTTCAACAACCTTATTTCTAACGCCATCAAATACAACCACCAGGGCGGCACCATAGATATCACTTTACGATCCGAAGATCATCAAACCATGATAAGTGTAAAGGATACGGGCATAGGCATCAGCCAGGAAGATCAGGAAAGGCTTTTCAAAGATTTCGTCCGTATAAAAACCAGTCAAACCAAAAATATCACCGGCAGCGGCCTGGGATTGTCGATCGTGAAAAAGGTGGTGGAACTCAATAAAGGTCATATCACGGTAGAAAGCCAACCCGGCCAGGGAAGCACCTTCAGCATTTGGCTGCCCGTACCCGACAGGAAAGATGACAAACCTTTATCCACCTCTGCCAGCGCAACTTCCTAA
- a CDS encoding redox-sensing transcriptional repressor Rex: MKPIPDKTIERLSMYRRNLMAVINSGTKYLFSHQLAALMHTTPVQVRRDIMLIGYSGTMRKGYHIGDLVERIGNIIDSHDGKNVAVAGIGNLGKAIISHFNGKRSKLRIIAAFDNDPEKYGHLFAGVRTYPMSQINEIVKQQNISIGIISVPEGNAEEVAERLVNAGVTGILNYTSCPLRVPAHVYLEEYDMLTSIEKVAYHTKALLDINML; this comes from the coding sequence ATGAAGCCCATACCTGACAAAACCATCGAACGGCTGAGCATGTATCGGCGCAACCTGATGGCTGTTATAAATAGCGGCACCAAATACCTTTTTTCGCACCAACTGGCAGCGCTCATGCACACCACACCGGTGCAAGTACGCCGCGACATCATGCTGATAGGATATAGCGGCACCATGCGCAAAGGCTATCATATCGGTGATTTGGTGGAGCGTATCGGTAACATCATTGACAGCCACGACGGGAAAAATGTGGCCGTTGCAGGAATCGGTAACCTGGGCAAAGCCATCATCAGCCACTTCAACGGCAAGCGCAGCAAGCTTCGCATCATCGCTGCCTTCGACAACGACCCGGAAAAATACGGCCATCTCTTTGCCGGAGTCAGAACCTATCCGATGTCGCAAATCAACGAGATTGTCAAACAACAAAATATCTCCATCGGCATCATTTCCGTACCTGAGGGTAATGCCGAAGAAGTAGCCGAAAGACTCGTTAACGCCGGCGTGACGGGCATCCTTAACTACACCTCGTGCCCGCTCAGGGTGCCTGCTCATGTGTACCTCGAGGAATATGACATGCTCACCTCCATCGAAAAAGTGGCGTACCACACCAAGGCGCTTCTTGATATTAATATGTTGTAA
- the hydG gene encoding [FeFe] hydrogenase H-cluster radical SAM maturase HydG gives MKFNPEKCAIADERMKPFIDADELWGHLQQPKPDAARVREIIAKSLNKERLTLAETAALILADEPELIEEIKNGARELKKKVYGNRIVLFAPLYIGNHCINNCKYCGFKASNKFAVRRTLTDEEIIKETEALEDNGQKRLILVYGEHPKYSPEYIAHTVRLVYGVKKGNGEIRRVNINAAPLEIEGFRTVKEAGIGTFQVFQETYHPEEYKTYHPSGPKSNFEYRLTSLDRAQEAGVDDVGIGALFGLYDWRFEVMGLVRHTNHLEAVYNVGPHTISFPRIKDASEFDINPKYEVNDDDFVRIIAILRLAVPYTGMILTAREAQHVRTEVMQFGVSQIDGGTKLEIGSYSDSLNEEQNLNREQFKINDPRSLGEVVDELLDHGYLPSFCTACYRKGRTGEHFMEFSVPGFIKRFCTPNAMLTLAEYLEDYAKPEVVTKGWKVIEENKKELAGFDRLEELNERIERIKNGERDLYF, from the coding sequence ATGAAATTCAATCCAGAAAAATGCGCCATTGCCGATGAACGGATGAAACCTTTTATCGATGCTGACGAGCTGTGGGGACACCTGCAGCAACCCAAACCTGATGCAGCGCGTGTACGCGAAATTATTGCCAAATCGCTCAACAAAGAACGACTGACCCTGGCAGAAACGGCGGCGCTCATCCTGGCTGATGAGCCGGAACTGATAGAAGAGATAAAAAATGGTGCCCGCGAACTGAAGAAAAAAGTGTACGGCAACCGCATCGTGCTTTTCGCCCCTTTGTACATCGGCAATCATTGCATCAACAATTGTAAATATTGTGGCTTTAAAGCTTCTAATAAATTTGCCGTAAGGCGAACGCTCACCGACGAGGAAATTATAAAAGAAACTGAAGCCCTCGAAGACAACGGACAGAAGCGGCTGATCCTGGTTTACGGCGAGCATCCGAAATACAGCCCCGAATACATTGCGCATACCGTGCGACTGGTTTATGGAGTAAAAAAAGGTAATGGAGAAATACGTCGTGTAAATATCAACGCAGCGCCACTTGAAATTGAAGGCTTTCGCACCGTGAAAGAAGCCGGCATCGGCACCTTCCAGGTTTTCCAGGAGACCTATCACCCGGAAGAGTATAAAACATACCATCCCAGCGGCCCCAAGAGTAACTTCGAATACCGCCTCACCTCACTCGACCGTGCTCAGGAAGCCGGTGTGGATGACGTGGGCATCGGCGCTCTGTTTGGCCTCTACGACTGGCGCTTTGAAGTGATGGGATTGGTTCGCCACACCAACCACCTCGAAGCAGTTTACAATGTTGGCCCACACACTATCTCTTTTCCGCGCATTAAGGACGCTTCCGAATTTGATATCAATCCGAAATATGAGGTGAACGATGACGACTTTGTGCGCATCATCGCCATCCTCCGTCTGGCAGTGCCCTACACCGGGATGATACTTACAGCCCGTGAAGCGCAGCACGTTCGTACCGAGGTGATGCAGTTTGGTGTATCTCAGATCGACGGCGGCACCAAGCTTGAAATAGGCAGCTACTCCGATTCACTCAACGAGGAGCAAAACCTCAACCGCGAGCAGTTCAAGATAAACGATCCGCGCTCGCTTGGCGAAGTTGTGGATGAGCTGCTCGATCATGGCTATCTGCCGTCGTTTTGTACGGCCTGTTACCGCAAAGGGCGCACCGGCGAGCATTTTATGGAGTTCTCAGTGCCTGGATTTATCAAACGGTTCTGCACCCCCAACGCCATGCTTACCCTTGCCGAATACCTCGAAGATTACGCCAAACCCGAAGTGGTGACCAAAGGCTGGAAAGTGATCGAAGAGAACAAAAAAGAGCTTGCAGGGTTTGACCGGCTGGAGGAGCTCAACGAGCGCATCGAACGCATAAAAAATGGTGAACGTGATCTTTATTTTTAA
- the gldF gene encoding gliding motility-associated ABC transporter permease subunit GldF: protein MITLLKKEVSAFLSSLIGYIVITVFLLINGLFLWVFASDFNIPDFGYATLEGLFMIAPFVFLFLIPAITMRSFADEKRSGTIELLFTRPLSDNSIILAKYFAGVVLVIFSLLPTLIYAWSVYQLGMPKGNLDTGGMWGSYIGLLFLGATFVAIGLFSSSLTSNVIVSFIIAVFLSLFFYVGFDFIHSLELFGPVDLFVKSLGINTHYISMSRGVIDTRDLIYFVSIITFFILITRISLESRKW from the coding sequence ATGATCACATTGCTCAAAAAAGAGGTGAGTGCCTTTTTAAGTTCGTTGATCGGCTACATTGTAATCACAGTGTTTTTGCTTATCAATGGCTTGTTTCTGTGGGTTTTTGCCTCCGATTTCAACATCCCTGATTTTGGCTACGCCACTCTGGAAGGGTTGTTTATGATTGCGCCGTTTGTGTTTTTGTTTCTCATCCCGGCCATCACCATGCGGTCGTTTGCCGACGAAAAGCGTAGCGGCACCATCGAGTTGCTCTTCACCCGTCCGCTGAGCGACAACAGCATCATCCTGGCCAAATATTTTGCCGGTGTGGTATTGGTAATTTTTTCGCTTTTACCCACGCTCATCTATGCCTGGTCGGTTTATCAACTGGGCATGCCCAAAGGCAACCTCGATACCGGCGGCATGTGGGGCTCGTACATCGGACTGTTGTTTCTTGGTGCCACCTTCGTAGCCATCGGACTATTTTCATCATCGCTCACCAGCAACGTCATCGTGTCGTTTATCATCGCTGTGTTTCTGAGCCTCTTTTTTTACGTTGGTTTCGATTTTATCCACTCGCTCGAATTGTTTGGCCCGGTTGATTTATTTGTAAAATCGCTTGGCATCAACACGCATTATATCTCCATGAGCCGCGGCGTTATTGACACACGCGACCTCATTTATTTTGTGAGCATCATCACCTTTTTTATCCTTATCACGCGCATCTCACTCGAAAGCAGAAAATGGTAA